TCCTCGCACAACCAGCAGCTGCTCGTATATTTACTTGGCAAGGTTGCGAATGCATGACCTATAACGCAACAGCATCCTGAGAGCGCTGGCACCTAAGCTGACGACAACGATCATAACCATTACGCAAGTTTATGTATATGGTGCAACCTGCTCCATTAGAACACTGACTGCACGACTCTAATGATGACAGCAAACACCCCGACCTGAGAGCAGGTCGGGGTGTTCGGCTAATCATGACTCGATTGCTCCCAGAGCAGCCAAGGGTACGCAACAGGCGGAGCTGAGCGGAACGAGAGCGTCTCCTTGGTGACGGGATGCTCGAACGATAGGGACGTTGACCATAGTGCAATCTGCTGCCCTCGCACCGCCTTCGATGCGCCGTAGCGCTGGTCGCCGACGAGCGGACAGCCGATCGTGGCAAGCTGGACACGGATCTGGTGGGGACGACCGGTGTGCAGCTCCACCTCGACTAGTGACATGCCTTCGAGACTACCGAGCAACCGATAGTCCAGTACAGCTTCCTTCGCACCGTCCTTATTCGGCGGCACGACTGCTACGGTGTTCGTCCGTGCATCCTTCAGTAGATGATGTCTGAGCGTCCCAGCAGGGCTGGACGGCCGTCCGTGGACAACCGCGCGGTATACCTTGCGGATCGAGCGTGTGCGTACAGCCTCGGACAGCCGGGATGCCGCCTTCGACGTCTTGGCGAACACCATGACCCCGCCGACAGGACGATCCAGACGATGCACAAGACCCAGATATACGTTGCCGGGCTTGCGATGGCGGTGCTTCAGATCTACCTTAATCATGGTGAGCAAGTCCGGATCTCGGGATTCGTCCTCCTGTGTAGGCACGTTAGGCGGCTTCACGACGACGATCACATGGTTGTCCTCATATAACGTTTCGAATGGCGCAGCCGACATGCTACGCCTCCCAGCGGCCAAGTATGCCGCATGGCAGCATGAGCTTGGAGTCAGTAATCGGCAGACCGATTTCGCCGCAGGAGATCGAGCCGCCGAACTTGCTGCCCATCGATAGGGCGAGCACATTTTTCAGTACCGAGGCGGAGATGCCTGTTGTGTAGGAGTTGATGAGCATGAACAATGGCTTGTCCGACATGATGCTCATGCACGTCTCTACGAACGGGTATAGGTTCGTCTCGAGCTTCCATGTCTCTCCATTCGGGCCGCGACCATAGGAGGGTGGGTCCATGATGATCGCATCGTACTTGCTGCCGCGGCGCTGCTCGCGCTGGACGAACTTGAATACATCATCCGTGATGTAGCGTACCGGACGTTCACCGAGACCGGACAGCTGTACATTCTCCTTCGCCCATTGCACGACGCCCTTCGACGCATCGACGTGGCATACCTCGGCCCCCGCATAAGCGCACGCTACTGTCGCACCACCCGTATATGCGAATAGATTCAGCACGCGGATCGGGCGACCAGCGCCTTGAATCTTCTCAATCATCCAATCCCAGTTGACTGCCTGCTCCGGGAATAACCCTGTATGCTTGAAGCTTGTCGGCTTAATATGAAATTTCAGCTCGCCATAACCGATCGTCCATCGTTCCGGAATTTGCTTCTTATACTCCCACTGACCGCCGCCGCTTGAGCTGCGATGATAATGCGCATCCGCCTTGTGCCAGGCGCTGAGCTGCTTCGGAAGCGGCCATATAATTTGCGGATCCGGTCGACGCAGTATGATGGAGCCCCAACGCTCCAGCTTCTCGCCATCTCCAGTATCTATCAATTCATAGTCTTTCCAATTCTCAGTTGCAAACATACGATTTCGTCCATCCTTTGCTCCAATATATTCAATCTATTGTACATGAATTAAGAGGTGGAATCCAATACTGTTATTGGGCGAAATCAGAACGAAATGAGGGAGCCTTATCGGCTCCCTCAACAATCCCTACTATTATATATAGTTAGCTCAGCTTTAAGGTTTAGGAAGCTCCATATATTGCACGAGGGATGGCATCTCATTCCTGATGAAATCGTCGTAAGCTTTGGTCATGTAATCATCTCGCAGAGATTCCTTCACCTCATCGAAGCTAAGCGTACGGCGCTGCTCAATGCGCATCAGATCGATGCTGTAGGTTGTGTCAAGCGGCTTGCTGATCTCATTGATCGGCAGCTTGAGGGAGCTTGCGCGGCGATCATCCTCCCAGCTATTGACAGGAACCTCTTCGAAGAATGTGGAATAGATCGACTTCTCGTCGTTCTCCTCTTCCTCGATCAGCTTCTCGAAGTCAGCGCCCTTCGCTAGCTTCTCGGACAGCTTGCTTGCGATGGACATCGCTTCCTCCTTCGTACGCGTGATGCCGAACAGGTCGCCATAGCCGATCTCCAGCTGTCTTACAGAGACGACGGTATACTCGTCGGTCTTCAGCTTTTGATCATAGGCTGCCTTCAGGACGTCATCGGTAGCTCCAGCTGCGAGCACATGATCGACTTGGACGCTCAGTTCCAGCAGCTTGCGGAGCGCTTGTTTTTGGCCATCGGTCGTAAATTCATAGTAATCGATGGAGTCCATGTACTCAGCCTCTGCCTTGGCCTTGATGGCAGGTGCATCGGAAGGGGAGAGGCGCGCGGCCAGCAGCTGATGGCTCACCAGCGATTTCAAGGCGAACAGGAGCTCGTCCTCAGTAAGCTCGTACTGTGACGTATACGGGTCATAGCCGCTGACGATCAGCATATATTCGTACAGATCCCCTAGTGTGACTTGACCGCCTGTATAGGTAGCTACGATCAGGTCCTTATCGATTCGCTTGCCTACATAGATCGTACCAGTATCGTTGTCGAAGCTGATGTCCTTGCCGATCGACTCGCTGACGAACCGAAGCGGCACATACGTGGTGCCATTGTAGATGAAGCCTGCACCTTGCTCGGCATTTGGAATTTTTTGTACACCATCGAACATATATTTCAGCTCACGAAAATATACCTCAATTTGAGTGCCTCCCGCGAATGCGGCAGTTCCTGTCAGCATGGCGCCAAGCGATAGTCCAAGCACAAGACCTTTGAGCTTATCGTTCATATGTACTTATACCTCCAGTGCTGGTTGTGATTCTGTTAAGTTCGACAAGCTGCGTCGATTTCCTGCACATGACGATGAACGAGCAGAATTAAGCTGAAAATTAATCATTAATTTTTTTTTGGTGAAAGAGGAAAGGATTTTCTGTATTCATGTAGTATTTCTTGTAGTATCGGCGGAAATAAAAACATCGAGGGGGTGCCTCAGGTGAAAAGCTTAGTCCCTTATCCAGAGGACTTGTATTTATTCCATGAAGGCAACCTGCATCGCAGCTATGAGCTACTCGGCGCGCATCCTGCGGTCGACAGCGATGGAACAGCTGGAGTGCGCTTCTCTGTATGGGCTCCGCATGCTCGTGAGGTGCGCGTCGTCGGAGATTTTAACGATTGGGACGGCACGCGTCATCCGATGCACAAGATCAGCACATGGGGCGTGTGGTCGGTATTCATCCCGAGCGTACGTCAAGGCGAGTATTACAAGTATGAAATCGTGACACCCGAAGGAACGCTCCTGTACAAGGCGGACCCTTACGCAGTATGGTCTGAGCTGAAGCCCGGAACGGCTTCACGGGTTTACGACCTGAGCGGCTACGAGTGGACGGATCAGGCGTGGCAGCGCAGTAAAGAGACGAGCTCCGTGTATGAATCGCCCTTGAATATTTACGAGGTTCATCTAGGGACATGGAAGAAGAAGCCGGACGGCAGCTATTTGACTTACCGTGAGCTTGCCGCGGATCTCGTCCCTTATGTGAAGGAAATGGGCTACACCCATATTGAGCTGCTCCCGCTTGCTGAGCATCCGTATGACCGATCCTGGGGCTACCAGGCGACAGGCTATTACTCCGTGACGAGCCGATTTGGAACGCCGCATGATTTTATGTACTTCGTAGACTGCTGTCACAACGCCGGTCTAGGCGTCATCATGGACTGGGTGCCCGGACATTTCGTGAAGGACGAGCATGGGCTGCGGCAGTTCGACGGAAGACCGCTGTTCGAGTATAACGACCCTGCGATTGCCGAGAAGCCGGAGTGGGGAACATTGACCTTCGACTTCTCAAAGAAAGAGGTCGTTAACTTCCTCATCTCGAATGCGCTGTTCTGGATGGATGTGTACCATATTGACGGACTGCGCGTCGACGCCGTTGCCAGTCTGTTGTACTTGAACTTCGGCAAGCCGCGCGAGAAATGGATCAAGAACGCATACGGCGGTGATGAGAATCCCGACGCGATCGAGTTTCTGAGGAAGCTCAATTGGACCGTATATCACTATTATCCGCAAGCGCTGATGATGGCAGAGGATTCGAGCGCCTGGCCGCTCGTTACAGCTCCTGTGCACGAGGGTGGACTCGGCTTCAATTACAAGTGGAATATGGGCTGGATGAACGATATGCTGGAATACATGGAGATCGATCCGTACTTCCGCTGCGGCAGTCACCACCTCTTGACGTTCAGCTTCATGTACACCTTCTCTGAAAACTACGTGCTGCCACTGTCTCATGACGAGGTGGTGCACGGCAAAAAATCACTATTGAATAAAATGCCGGGCGACTATTGGCAGAAGTTCGCCAATCTGCGCGCTCTGTATGGATATAAAATGTCCCATCCGGGTAAAAAGCTTCTCTTTATGGGAAGCGAATTCGGTCAATTCGACGAGTGGAAGGATCTCGAGGATCTCGATTGGGAGATGCTATCGTATGACAGCCATCGCAGCATGCACCGGTATGTCCGCGAGCTGAATCAGCTTTATTTGCGGGAGCCCGCGCTGTGGGAGCTCGACCACTCACCGGACGGCTTCGCCTGGATCGATCCGAACGATCAGGCGCAGAGCGTCACCTCGTTCCTGCGAAGATCGCGGCGGCCGGATGATGTGCTCGTGATCGTGACCAATTTTACCCCCGTGTACCATGAGCACTATCGAATCGGCGTACCTTACGCAGGCGAATATGCCGAGCTGTTCAACAGCGATGCCGGCGAATTCGGCGGCTCCGGCAAGCTGAACGCTGGCACACTCGTGACAGAGCCTGTGAGCTGGCACGGACATGCCAACAGTCTGCATGTGTCGCTGCCACCGCTCGCTACGGTCATCTTCAAGCCGATTCACATCGTCAAGCCTATACCATCGAATTCAACTGCTATGCTAGGAAGGGGTCAAGCCGATGCGTAAAAAAGAATGTGTCGCCATGCTGCTGGCAGGGGGCGAAGGAAGAAGATTAGGCGTGCTGACCAAGCAGCTCGCGAAGCCGGCCGTACATTTCGGAGGCAAATACCGCATTATCGATTTTACCTTAAGCAACTGCACGAATTCCGGCATCGATACAGTCGGAGTGCTGACACAGTATCAGCCGCTCGTGTTAAATTCATACATCGGCATTGGTACGCCGTGGGATCTTGACCGTAAGCACGGAGGTGTCACGGTGCTTCCTCCTTATATGGAGCAGAGCGGCGGCGACTGGTACAAGGGGACGGCCAACGCGATTTACCGTAATATGCCGTTCATTGATCAATATGACCCTGAATATGTGCTCGTTATCTCGGGCGACCATATCTACAAGATGGATTATGACCGGATGCTCGATTTCCACAAGAGCAACGATGCGGATGCAACGATTGCCGTCATTGAGGTGAAATGGGAGGAAGCGAGCCGCTTCGGACTGATGAGCATTGATGAGGAGCGCCGCATTACAGAATTTGCTGAGAAGCCGAAGGAGCCGAAGAGCAACCTCGCTTCGATGGGCATCTATATTTTCAACTGGCAAGCGCTGAAGTCTTATCTGATCAAGGACGAGGAAGATCCGAGCTCGAGCAAGGACTTCGGTAAAGACCTCATTCCGCGTATGCTGCGTGAGGATCAGAAGATGTATGCATACCCGTTCGAGGGCTACTGGAAGGACGTCGGCACGATCCAGAGCCTCTGGGAGGCCAATATGGACCTGCTCGAGGACGAGCCGGAGTTCAATCTCAATGACCGCGACTGGCGCATCTACTCGGTGAATCCGTTCCAGCCTGGACAGTACGTCGCACCGACAGCGCAGATTAAGCGTTCGCTGGTCAACGAAGGCTGCGCGGTGTTCGGCGAGGTGGACCACTCGGTCTTGTTCTACGGCGTGCAGGTGGGCGAGGGCAGCGTCATTAGCGATTCGGTCATTATGCCGAACGTCACGATCGGCACGAATGTGACGATCCATAAGGCGATTATCGGTGAAGGAACCGTGATCGAGGACAATGCGGTCATCGGCAGCCCGGACCGTGATCCGGCACAGGACATCATCCTGATCGGCAACAATGAGCATATTCATGCAACGACTACGATTACGGTGAAAGGGTGACGTTCCAATGAAACGACTAATGGGCGTAATTAACCTGGTGAACGAGCCGGACGAGCTGGAGGAACTGACCTATTCGCGGTGCGTAGCATCCGTGCCGTTCGGCTCCCGATACCGCTTGATCGACTTCGCACTATCGAATATGGTGAACTCCGGCATCAACAATGTCGCTGTGTTCACGCAGCATAAGTTCCGCTCACTGATGGACCATCTCGGCTCCGGCAAGGAGTGGGACCTGGACCGCAAGCGTGGAGGGTTGTTCCTGCTGCCAGCCATTCTTCACGAGTCAACTGGCATGGCACGTGGGGACCTGTTCCAATTCTACAGTCATCGGGATTACTTCTACCGCGGCAACGAAGATTATGTGTTGATTACCCGCTCTCATATGGTATGTAATGTTGATTTCAATGCCGTGCTGGACTACCACCTCGAGAAGAATGCCGACATCACGGTTGTATATAGAAAAGCCGACGACGCCGAATACGCGAAGTTCCGCAGAATGGCCGTGAAGGACGACGGTCAAGTGACGTTGATGGAGGACCATTCCGGACGACTGCGCACGGACAACATTTCTATGGAAATGTATATCATGAGCAAGCATCTGCTGCTTGATATGGTCGAATCTTGTCTAGCACAAGGATACGATCACCTCGTACGTGACGGCATTATGAAAAATATCGACAAGCTGAGCGTATACGGCTACCAGCACGAAGGGTATACGGGCATCGTCAATACGATTCAGAGCTACTACAAGCACAGCATGCAGCTGCT
Above is a genomic segment from Paenibacillus sp. YYML68 containing:
- a CDS encoding stalk domain-containing protein, coding for MNDKLKGLVLGLSLGAMLTGTAAFAGGTQIEVYFRELKYMFDGVQKIPNAEQGAGFIYNGTTYVPLRFVSESIGKDISFDNDTGTIYVGKRIDKDLIVATYTGGQVTLGDLYEYMLIVSGYDPYTSQYELTEDELLFALKSLVSHQLLAARLSPSDAPAIKAKAEAEYMDSIDYYEFTTDGQKQALRKLLELSVQVDHVLAAGATDDVLKAAYDQKLKTDEYTVVSVRQLEIGYGDLFGITRTKEEAMSIASKLSEKLAKGADFEKLIEEEENDEKSIYSTFFEEVPVNSWEDDRRASSLKLPINEISKPLDTTYSIDLMRIEQRRTLSFDEVKESLRDDYMTKAYDDFIRNEMPSLVQYMELPKP
- a CDS encoding glucose-1-phosphate adenylyltransferase, whose protein sequence is MRKKECVAMLLAGGEGRRLGVLTKQLAKPAVHFGGKYRIIDFTLSNCTNSGIDTVGVLTQYQPLVLNSYIGIGTPWDLDRKHGGVTVLPPYMEQSGGDWYKGTANAIYRNMPFIDQYDPEYVLVISGDHIYKMDYDRMLDFHKSNDADATIAVIEVKWEEASRFGLMSIDEERRITEFAEKPKEPKSNLASMGIYIFNWQALKSYLIKDEEDPSSSKDFGKDLIPRMLREDQKMYAYPFEGYWKDVGTIQSLWEANMDLLEDEPEFNLNDRDWRIYSVNPFQPGQYVAPTAQIKRSLVNEGCAVFGEVDHSVLFYGVQVGEGSVISDSVIMPNVTIGTNVTIHKAIIGEGTVIEDNAVIGSPDRDPAQDIILIGNNEHIHATTTITVKG
- a CDS encoding class I SAM-dependent methyltransferase → MFATENWKDYELIDTGDGEKLERWGSIILRRPDPQIIWPLPKQLSAWHKADAHYHRSSSGGGQWEYKKQIPERWTIGYGELKFHIKPTSFKHTGLFPEQAVNWDWMIEKIQGAGRPIRVLNLFAYTGGATVACAYAGAEVCHVDASKGVVQWAKENVQLSGLGERPVRYITDDVFKFVQREQRRGSKYDAIIMDPPSYGRGPNGETWKLETNLYPFVETCMSIMSDKPLFMLINSYTTGISASVLKNVLALSMGSKFGGSISCGEIGLPITDSKLMLPCGILGRWEA
- a CDS encoding RluA family pseudouridine synthase, with the protein product MSAAPFETLYEDNHVIVVVKPPNVPTQEDESRDPDLLTMIKVDLKHRHRKPGNVYLGLVHRLDRPVGGVMVFAKTSKAASRLSEAVRTRSIRKVYRAVVHGRPSSPAGTLRHHLLKDARTNTVAVVPPNKDGAKEAVLDYRLLGSLEGMSLVEVELHTGRPHQIRVQLATIGCPLVGDQRYGASKAVRGQQIALWSTSLSFEHPVTKETLSFRSAPPVAYPWLLWEQSSHD
- the glgD gene encoding glucose-1-phosphate adenylyltransferase subunit GlgD, which gives rise to MKRLMGVINLVNEPDELEELTYSRCVASVPFGSRYRLIDFALSNMVNSGINNVAVFTQHKFRSLMDHLGSGKEWDLDRKRGGLFLLPAILHESTGMARGDLFQFYSHRDYFYRGNEDYVLITRSHMVCNVDFNAVLDYHLEKNADITVVYRKADDAEYAKFRRMAVKDDGQVTLMEDHSGRLRTDNISMEMYIMSKHLLLDMVESCLAQGYDHLVRDGIMKNIDKLSVYGYQHEGYTGIVNTIQSYYKHSMQLLNPSVWRELFFQRSLVYTKVKDEPPARYMENAHARNSLIANGCIIEGKVENSILFRGVKIRKGAYVKNSIILQNCEIEENVIIENAILDKDVFINRGRVLTGDNQAPFIASKTKVI
- the glgB gene encoding 1,4-alpha-glucan branching protein GlgB, whose amino-acid sequence is MKSLVPYPEDLYLFHEGNLHRSYELLGAHPAVDSDGTAGVRFSVWAPHAREVRVVGDFNDWDGTRHPMHKISTWGVWSVFIPSVRQGEYYKYEIVTPEGTLLYKADPYAVWSELKPGTASRVYDLSGYEWTDQAWQRSKETSSVYESPLNIYEVHLGTWKKKPDGSYLTYRELAADLVPYVKEMGYTHIELLPLAEHPYDRSWGYQATGYYSVTSRFGTPHDFMYFVDCCHNAGLGVIMDWVPGHFVKDEHGLRQFDGRPLFEYNDPAIAEKPEWGTLTFDFSKKEVVNFLISNALFWMDVYHIDGLRVDAVASLLYLNFGKPREKWIKNAYGGDENPDAIEFLRKLNWTVYHYYPQALMMAEDSSAWPLVTAPVHEGGLGFNYKWNMGWMNDMLEYMEIDPYFRCGSHHLLTFSFMYTFSENYVLPLSHDEVVHGKKSLLNKMPGDYWQKFANLRALYGYKMSHPGKKLLFMGSEFGQFDEWKDLEDLDWEMLSYDSHRSMHRYVRELNQLYLREPALWELDHSPDGFAWIDPNDQAQSVTSFLRRSRRPDDVLVIVTNFTPVYHEHYRIGVPYAGEYAELFNSDAGEFGGSGKLNAGTLVTEPVSWHGHANSLHVSLPPLATVIFKPIHIVKPIPSNSTAMLGRGQADA